In a genomic window of Candidatus Sericytochromatia bacterium:
- a CDS encoding KH domain-containing protein: MQNVAEVLLKAIASKPEAVGIEVAEDGVRTTLTVTVDEDDVPRMIGRKGRTINAVRTIVKAAGLKSSRQVSLELIAPDLQSSDH, encoded by the coding sequence GTGCAAAACGTGGCAGAAGTGCTGCTGAAGGCGATCGCCTCCAAACCCGAAGCCGTTGGCATCGAGGTCGCGGAAGACGGCGTTCGCACGACCCTCACGGTGACGGTCGATGAAGACGACGTACCGCGCATGATCGGCCGTAAAGGCCGCACCATCAACGCGGTCCGGACGATTGTCAAGGCAGCGGGGCTCAAGTCGTCGCGCCAGGTCAGCCTGGAATTGATTGCGCCTGACTTGCAGTCGTCAGACCACTGA
- a CDS encoding DUF1997 domain-containing protein, whose amino-acid sequence MIPIEMEAHVQHEIALPCSPEVAFRYFADNDDLLRDFLGRDRVERLTCGAYRVSLAPHGALGFSLSPRFDVAFQNHPPDRIAMHSQEAVLLDASHHGSQFDAGFTGEAQFLPASQGCVVACQASMRVSLGIPAWAALLIPPQALQRAGSGIMKTAMHALAGRLGPLLRRGLASSRA is encoded by the coding sequence ATGATTCCGATTGAGATGGAAGCGCACGTGCAGCACGAGATCGCGCTGCCCTGTTCACCGGAGGTTGCGTTCCGTTATTTTGCCGACAATGACGACCTGTTGCGCGATTTCCTGGGGCGCGATCGGGTGGAGCGCCTGACGTGTGGGGCTTATCGCGTGAGTTTGGCGCCACACGGGGCGCTGGGTTTCAGTCTGAGTCCCCGATTCGATGTCGCCTTTCAGAATCATCCGCCGGATCGCATCGCGATGCACTCACAAGAGGCGGTCCTGCTGGATGCCTCGCATCACGGCTCTCAATTCGACGCCGGGTTCACGGGTGAGGCCCAGTTCCTGCCAGCTTCGCAGGGCTGCGTGGTGGCCTGCCAGGCTTCGATGCGAGTCTCCCTCGGCATCCCCGCGTGGGCCGCGCTGCTCATACCGCCGCAGGCGTTGCAGCGCGCGGGCAGTGGCATCATGAAAACAGCCATGCACGCGCTCGCGGGCCGCCTGGGCCCGCTGCTGCGACGTGGTCTGGCTTCATCCCGGGCCTAG
- a CDS encoding zf-HC2 domain-containing protein, with protein sequence MMRCQDVRDRLTDYFDGALAPEGAAAMRSHLLDCAACRRDAAAFRVVRDCLGRMPAPVMPEDLPVRISERLASLKVRRTPAWDMGCEEAQDSFTASLEGALEREDLAAWQAHLSGCSDCRRAFAAYQGGLGLLRRVPAPPLPTALEAIAFSRLRQEASDVSAVRPRSGTASPRAWLRPPRALAWIQARSALFGAAAAMAALFVWNWLPGVGLPRLETAVVPVRQDVAVHIGFETDEPVDGVVFQVDLPEGLQFVDERAQPMLAQSVSWRGALAKGKTVVPIVVRGIRPGRYAIEAVARKGPLMRRTTIVLPVEG encoded by the coding sequence ATGATGCGTTGCCAGGACGTGCGAGACCGGCTGACGGACTATTTTGACGGAGCGCTGGCGCCCGAGGGGGCGGCTGCGATGCGGTCGCATCTCCTGGATTGTGCCGCTTGCCGCCGCGATGCAGCGGCCTTTCGGGTCGTACGTGATTGTCTCGGTCGGATGCCGGCGCCGGTGATGCCCGAGGACCTTCCCGTCAGGATCTCTGAGCGTCTGGCCAGCCTGAAGGTCCGGAGGACGCCTGCCTGGGACATGGGCTGTGAGGAAGCTCAGGACAGCTTCACCGCCTCGCTCGAAGGGGCGTTGGAACGCGAAGATCTCGCGGCCTGGCAGGCACATCTGTCAGGCTGTTCGGATTGCCGGCGCGCCTTCGCGGCCTATCAGGGCGGTTTGGGCTTGCTGCGTCGCGTACCGGCCCCTCCCCTCCCGACGGCGCTTGAGGCGATCGCCTTTTCTCGCTTGCGTCAAGAAGCCTCGGATGTTTCCGCTGTGCGACCTCGTTCCGGGACCGCCTCGCCGAGGGCCTGGCTCAGGCCACCTCGGGCCCTGGCCTGGATTCAGGCGCGCTCCGCGCTGTTCGGCGCTGCGGCTGCGATGGCGGCCTTGTTCGTGTGGAACTGGCTGCCAGGCGTCGGGCTGCCCCGCCTGGAGACGGCGGTGGTGCCGGTGCGGCAGGATGTGGCGGTACACATCGGGTTCGAGACGGATGAGCCTGTCGATGGCGTCGTGTTTCAGGTGGACCTACCGGAGGGCCTGCAGTTTGTCGATGAGCGCGCTCAGCCGATGCTGGCGCAGTCCGTGAGTTGGCGTGGCGCGCTGGCGAAGGGCAAGACGGTGGTCCCCATCGTGGTACGCGGCATCCGTCCCGGGCGTTATGCCATCGAGGCGGTGGCGCGGAAAGGTCCCCTGATGCGGCGAACGACGATCGTGCTGCCCGTGGAGGGTTGA
- a CDS encoding sigma-70 family RNA polymerase sigma factor, protein MGHYSIASDARVVRQCYNDAFFGAFDGTAGLVRSSLKEEAFGMMDATAHRHLLQAARGGDRLAFEQLVSPHLARLYRLAHHLVGNPDDAADILQDSMVKAFRAFADYREEAELGTWLGRIVRNTMLDDVKRAYRRHEEATEQLPERPVHLTEPGAERAELQQLLQGFIAELSDKLREPLVLYDLEGYSYEEIAAILDVQLGTVKSRLNRARLALKDRILAAPEVFDGYLDLQTTAISEGLGGMPR, encoded by the coding sequence ATGGGTCATTATAGCATCGCCTCCGATGCCCGAGTCGTTCGGCAGTGCTACAATGACGCGTTCTTCGGGGCATTCGATGGAACCGCTGGGCTGGTTCGCTCGTCTCTGAAGGAGGAGGCCTTCGGGATGATGGATGCGACGGCGCATCGTCACTTGCTGCAAGCGGCGCGGGGCGGGGACCGCCTGGCGTTCGAGCAACTCGTCTCTCCTCACCTGGCGCGCCTGTATCGGTTGGCCCATCATCTGGTTGGCAACCCGGATGACGCGGCGGATATCCTGCAGGACAGCATGGTCAAGGCTTTTCGGGCGTTCGCCGACTATCGCGAAGAGGCGGAACTGGGAACGTGGCTGGGGCGGATTGTGCGCAACACCATGCTGGACGATGTCAAGCGAGCGTATCGTCGACACGAAGAAGCGACGGAGCAACTGCCCGAACGGCCGGTTCATCTGACCGAGCCGGGGGCTGAGCGGGCGGAACTGCAGCAACTCCTGCAGGGCTTCATCGCAGAACTCTCGGACAAGTTGCGCGAGCCTCTGGTTCTGTATGACCTCGAAGGCTACTCCTACGAGGAGATCGCGGCGATCCTGGACGTGCAGCTCGGGACGGTCAAATCCCGCCTGAATCGGGCGCGACTGGCGCTGAAGGATCGTATTCTGGCTGCACCGGAGGTGTTCGACGGTTACCTGGACCTGCAGACGACGGCCATCTCCGAGGGTCTGGGAGGGATGCCCCGATGA
- a CDS encoding YbaB/EbfC family nucleoid-associated protein, with amino-acid sequence MDMGKLMKQAQKMQEAMQKMQEDLSSQTVEGTAGGGAVTIVMSGSQEVTGITIKPEAVDPDDVETLEDLILAAFKDAKAKIELLTQSQMGAVTGGLNIPGLKF; translated from the coding sequence ATGGATATGGGCAAGCTCATGAAGCAGGCCCAGAAGATGCAAGAAGCCATGCAAAAGATGCAGGAAGACCTGAGCAGTCAAACGGTCGAAGGAACGGCCGGCGGCGGGGCCGTCACGATTGTGATGTCTGGCTCCCAAGAGGTCACCGGCATCACGATCAAGCCCGAAGCGGTCGACCCGGATGATGTCGAAACCTTGGAGGACCTGATTCTCGCAGCTTTCAAGGATGCCAAGGCGAAAATTGAATTGCTGACGCAGAGTCAGATGGGGGCCGTGACGGGGGGGCTGAACATCCCTGGCCTGAAGTTCTGA
- the recR gene encoding recombination mediator RecR — translation MLYTRPLARLIEELEKLPGIGSKSSQRLAFHLIKQPEAAIETLAQTLLDAKRQVRFCSTCQNLSADDPCEICLHPNRDRRVVCVIAEPRDLVALERTREFKGLYHVLGGLMSPLDGVGPEQLKVKELLARLQTQSEEAHTVQEVILALNPSVEGEATSLYLSRLLKPAGLRVTRIAFGLPMGGDLEYADEMTLVKALEGRREVV, via the coding sequence ATGCTGTATACCAGGCCACTCGCCCGGCTGATCGAAGAGCTGGAAAAACTACCGGGCATCGGGTCGAAGTCATCTCAACGGCTGGCCTTCCATCTGATCAAGCAACCGGAGGCGGCCATCGAAACGCTCGCGCAAACGTTGCTGGACGCCAAACGCCAGGTGCGTTTCTGCTCGACCTGCCAGAATTTGAGCGCCGACGACCCGTGTGAAATCTGCCTGCATCCGAACCGCGATCGCCGGGTCGTCTGCGTGATCGCAGAACCGCGTGATCTGGTGGCTCTGGAGCGAACCCGGGAATTCAAAGGGCTCTACCATGTGCTTGGCGGGCTGATGTCGCCCCTTGACGGGGTGGGCCCCGAGCAACTGAAGGTCAAGGAATTGCTGGCCCGGCTCCAGACCCAGAGCGAGGAAGCGCACACCGTGCAAGAGGTCATTCTGGCCCTGAACCCCTCCGTCGAAGGGGAAGCGACCAGCCTTTACCTGAGTCGGCTGTTGAAGCCGGCCGGTCTGCGCGTCACGCGCATCGCCTTTGGCTTGCCGATGGGGGGCGACCTGGAGTATGCCGATGAGATGACGCTGGTGAAGGCCCTGGAGGGGCGCCGCGAAGTGGTGTGA
- a CDS encoding KamA family radical SAM protein has translation MVTTPPDKLVPLDAEPPIIHKRPPAGPEAFAHRNLRQGEFWRAIPAYKDIDEATFLDHIWQGKNSITTVEKLIETIQGLVSPEFVEDARAGFARAPMAVRVSPYMMAGIDWTDPYNDPIRTQFLPLGSRLRPDHPMLTLDSLHEQGDAPVPGLTHRYPDKALFLALDVCPVYCRFCTRSYAVGGDTEEVEKVSLNASPKRWQRVFQYIAERPELEDIVISGGDMYQLAAPHLKTIGETLLNIPHIRRMRFATKGPAVMPMKILTDTAWFDALSHVVELGRKMGKEVVLHTHYNHPNEITWITERAMARCFERGIFVRNQSVLQRGVNDDPETMRLLVKRLGFINVHAYYVYLHDLVKGVEDLRTTLQTALDIEKYVRGTTAGFNTPTFVCDAPGGGGKRDVHSYEYYDRENGISVFTAPSVKPGQHFIYFDPIDRLGPVAQARWRDKTIYDDMVREAVRKAQELL, from the coding sequence ATGGTTACCACGCCACCAGACAAGCTCGTGCCGCTCGACGCTGAGCCGCCGATCATCCATAAGCGCCCGCCGGCTGGTCCGGAAGCGTTTGCTCATCGGAATTTGCGCCAGGGGGAATTCTGGCGCGCCATTCCCGCCTACAAGGACATTGATGAGGCCACCTTTCTGGACCACATCTGGCAGGGGAAGAATTCCATCACCACCGTCGAAAAGCTGATCGAGACCATCCAGGGGCTGGTCTCGCCGGAGTTTGTCGAAGACGCGCGGGCAGGCTTCGCCCGAGCCCCGATGGCGGTGCGGGTCTCGCCGTATATGATGGCCGGGATTGATTGGACCGATCCGTACAATGACCCGATCCGCACCCAGTTCCTGCCACTCGGTTCGCGCCTGCGACCCGACCATCCCATGCTCACGCTCGACTCCCTGCACGAGCAAGGCGATGCCCCTGTGCCTGGGTTGACGCACCGGTATCCGGACAAGGCTCTGTTTCTGGCTCTGGATGTCTGTCCGGTGTACTGTCGCTTCTGCACACGCTCCTACGCGGTGGGTGGTGATACCGAGGAGGTTGAGAAGGTTTCTCTGAACGCCAGCCCCAAGCGCTGGCAGCGGGTCTTTCAGTACATCGCTGAGCGTCCCGAATTGGAGGACATCGTCATTTCCGGTGGTGACATGTACCAGCTGGCCGCGCCCCACCTCAAAACCATCGGGGAAACCCTGCTCAACATTCCCCACATCCGGCGCATGCGGTTTGCCACCAAGGGACCGGCGGTGATGCCGATGAAGATCCTGACGGATACGGCCTGGTTCGACGCCCTGTCTCACGTCGTCGAACTGGGACGAAAGATGGGCAAAGAGGTGGTGCTGCACACCCATTACAACCATCCCAACGAGATCACGTGGATCACCGAGCGAGCCATGGCGCGCTGTTTTGAGCGGGGCATCTTCGTCCGAAATCAGTCGGTCCTGCAACGTGGCGTGAATGATGACCCGGAAACCATGCGGCTGCTGGTCAAACGCCTCGGGTTCATCAACGTCCATGCGTATTACGTCTACTTGCATGACCTGGTCAAAGGGGTGGAAGACCTGCGCACGACCCTGCAAACCGCGCTGGACATCGAGAAGTACGTGCGTGGCACCACGGCGGGGTTCAACACCCCCACCTTCGTGTGTGATGCTCCCGGCGGGGGCGGCAAGCGGGACGTGCATAGCTATGAGTACTATGACCGTGAAAATGGCATCTCAGTCTTCACGGCGCCCAGCGTCAAGCCTGGCCAGCATTTTATCTATTTCGACCCGATCGACCGCCTTGGGCCGGTGGCGCAGGCGCGCTGGCGTGATAAGACGATCTACGATGATATGGTCCGCGAAGCCGTCAGGAAGGCTCAAGAGCTCCTTTAA
- a CDS encoding cysteine desulfurase family protein, with amino-acid sequence MKHIYLDHHATSPLDPAVLEAMMPFLTDRFGNAGSRSHAMGWEAEDAVETARGALARAIHASDREIVWTSGATESINLALLGAAEALAGEGRHILTCVTEHPATLAPLRHLADRGWRVTYLPVDPTGLVDPQYLENALTTQTVLITLLQGNHEIGTLQPISEIGRIAKRHGILFHVDAAQAFGKVALDVHEMGIDLMSMSAHKVYGPKGVGALFVRRREPRVQLVPQIHGGGQERGVRSGTLNVPGIVGFGKAAELAATLMPTEAARVAQLRDRFFRMLAEALPSIHMVGHPQLRLPGHAMVRFDGIRADDLLLNLRGLAASSGATCSSAAQVPSHVLRALGLNDAQAAACVRFGLGRYTSETEVEEAVNRIIEVVRALRAVSPLWDLLRAQRP; translated from the coding sequence ATGAAGCACATTTACCTCGACCATCACGCCACCTCACCGCTCGATCCGGCGGTTCTCGAGGCCATGATGCCCTTTTTGACTGACCGGTTCGGGAATGCGGGCAGCCGCTCGCACGCGATGGGATGGGAAGCGGAGGACGCCGTCGAGACCGCCCGGGGGGCACTGGCTCGCGCGATCCACGCGTCGGACCGGGAGATCGTCTGGACCTCCGGCGCCACCGAGTCGATCAATCTGGCCCTGCTGGGAGCCGCCGAGGCGCTGGCCGGGGAAGGCCGCCACATCCTCACTTGCGTCACGGAACATCCGGCGACCTTGGCTCCGTTGCGCCACCTCGCCGATCGCGGTTGGCGTGTCACCTACCTGCCGGTCGATCCCACCGGGCTGGTGGACCCCCAGTATCTGGAAAATGCATTGACCACGCAGACCGTGTTGATCACCCTGTTGCAAGGAAATCACGAGATCGGTACCTTGCAGCCCATCAGCGAGATCGGTCGCATCGCCAAGCGGCACGGCATCCTGTTTCACGTGGATGCGGCGCAGGCATTCGGCAAGGTCGCACTGGATGTTCACGAGATGGGCATTGACCTGATGTCGATGTCCGCGCACAAGGTGTATGGCCCCAAGGGCGTCGGCGCGCTGTTCGTTCGGCGCCGTGAGCCTCGCGTGCAGCTTGTGCCTCAGATTCACGGAGGCGGCCAGGAGCGAGGGGTGCGTTCTGGCACGTTGAATGTGCCGGGCATTGTCGGTTTCGGCAAGGCCGCTGAACTCGCCGCCACCTTGATGCCGACCGAGGCGGCCCGCGTCGCGCAATTGCGCGATCGTTTTTTCCGGATGCTCGCGGAGGCTTTGCCGAGCATTCACATGGTCGGGCATCCCCAACTGCGTTTGCCTGGCCACGCGATGGTGCGCTTCGATGGCATCCGCGCCGATGACTTGCTGTTGAATCTGCGTGGCTTGGCCGCCTCTTCGGGGGCGACGTGCAGTTCTGCCGCCCAGGTGCCGTCTCACGTGCTGCGTGCCTTGGGCTTGAATGACGCGCAGGCTGCCGCGTGTGTGCGCTTCGGGTTGGGACGTTACACCTCCGAAACGGAGGTCGAGGAGGCCGTCAATCGGATCATTGAGGTGGTGCGGGCTTTGCGTGCCGTTTCGCCACTCTGGGACCTGCTGCGGGCTCAGCGTCCGTGA
- a CDS encoding MerR family transcriptional regulator encodes MRRCSGQAAPTTHPTSMLMTYTPTALHDTPCYTLHEAAMGLGVSESTLREWLSTFNCERHFDAQGSEKLSPKGVDFLRMVKSLRDVDRSCESIVRLLGASSAEPPADAEDSQAVEDPEYFLDELDLLEDLPSAASDLEQVESLKAELKDLHAAPATRKPFWKFW; translated from the coding sequence TTGCGCCGATGTTCAGGACAAGCGGCCCCCACCACTCACCCGACGTCGATGCTGATGACTTACACGCCCACCGCGCTACACGATACCCCTTGTTACACCTTGCACGAGGCTGCCATGGGCCTCGGCGTCAGTGAATCAACGCTGCGAGAATGGCTCTCCACCTTCAATTGTGAGCGTCATTTCGACGCCCAGGGGAGTGAGAAGCTGAGTCCCAAAGGCGTCGACTTCCTGCGCATGGTGAAGTCCCTGCGCGACGTGGACCGCTCTTGTGAGTCGATCGTGAGGCTGCTGGGGGCGTCGTCCGCTGAACCGCCCGCGGACGCAGAGGACAGCCAAGCGGTCGAAGACCCGGAGTATTTCCTGGACGAGCTCGACCTGTTGGAAGACCTGCCCTCTGCGGCCTCGGACCTGGAGCAGGTGGAATCTCTGAAGGCCGAGTTGAAGGACCTCCACGCCGCTCCGGCTACGAGAAAACCTTTCTGGAAGTTCTGGTAA
- a CDS encoding flagellar hook-basal body protein, translating to MLKGIYTAASGMNFQLQQLSEVSANLANVNTPGYKRTQLVSETFGDLVTAFTSPTSQNRVGVGLQEAGRARWESQGALVRTNNPLHLALSGDGYFQTLDANGTVKVTRNGDFRLDAEGFLATQDGARVLGADNQPIRLAAIASDTLRIRQDGVLMSGTNEVGRIKVVGNEQAAGPRFPVSTATAPALQAGYSLEQGYLENSNVNVVSEMVNLITLNRAFGFDQKAITIQDNLLNKTVNDLARIQ from the coding sequence ATGCTCAAAGGAATTTACACCGCCGCGTCCGGAATGAACTTCCAGTTGCAGCAACTCTCGGAAGTGTCGGCCAATCTGGCCAACGTGAATACTCCCGGCTACAAGCGGACCCAGCTGGTGTCCGAGACGTTCGGTGACCTGGTGACGGCTTTCACTTCCCCGACGAGCCAGAACCGGGTCGGAGTCGGACTCCAAGAGGCTGGCCGCGCCCGTTGGGAGAGCCAGGGGGCCCTGGTGCGCACCAACAATCCGTTGCACCTCGCCCTGAGTGGCGACGGATACTTCCAGACGCTCGACGCCAACGGCACGGTCAAGGTGACTCGCAATGGAGACTTTCGACTCGATGCGGAAGGCTTTCTCGCCACGCAGGATGGCGCCCGGGTCCTCGGCGCGGATAACCAGCCGATCCGGCTCGCGGCGATCGCCTCGGACACCTTACGGATCCGCCAGGACGGCGTGTTGATGTCCGGAACGAATGAGGTCGGGCGGATCAAGGTGGTCGGTAACGAACAGGCCGCAGGGCCTCGCTTCCCTGTGAGCACCGCCACGGCCCCCGCGCTACAGGCGGGTTACTCCTTGGAACAGGGATACCTGGAGAATTCCAACGTCAACGTGGTGAGTGAAATGGTGAATCTCATCACGCTGAACCGGGCTTTCGGTTTCGACCAGAAGGCCATCACGATTCAGGACAACCTGTTGAACAAAACCGTCAACGATCTCGCTCGCATCCAGTGA
- the flgG gene encoding flagellar basal-body rod protein FlgG produces the protein MIHGIWTAATGMQAQQMRIDTIANNLANVNTTGFKKSMVDFQDLVYQTLNQPGLEYAGYQVGRGVRPIASTKLYSHGSFQVTNNPLHLAIDNSSNAIGLVNDFFVVQERDGTLAFTRDGSFKLDANRRMVTSTGLVLSPEIQIPADATDIHIREDGLVLVRRPLSAQQEEVGVLQIARFPNPAGLAAVGNNLLKQTPASGEPTVGRPALEGRGLVKQGMLETSNVDIVTEMVTMIATQKSYDTASKAIQVSDKMMDTANQLSR, from the coding sequence ATGATTCACGGCATCTGGACAGCCGCGACGGGTATGCAAGCGCAGCAGATGCGCATCGACACCATCGCCAATAACCTGGCGAACGTGAACACCACCGGCTTCAAGAAGTCGATGGTGGACTTTCAAGACCTGGTCTATCAAACCCTGAATCAGCCCGGGTTGGAATATGCGGGTTACCAGGTGGGTCGCGGTGTCCGCCCGATTGCCTCGACCAAACTGTACTCGCATGGATCCTTCCAGGTCACCAACAACCCTCTGCACCTCGCCATCGACAACTCCAGCAATGCGATCGGCCTGGTCAATGACTTCTTCGTGGTGCAGGAGCGGGACGGCACTCTGGCTTTCACCCGGGATGGCTCCTTCAAACTGGACGCCAACCGCCGCATGGTCACCTCCACGGGCCTGGTGCTGTCGCCGGAAATTCAGATTCCGGCGGACGCGACCGACATTCACATTCGGGAGGACGGGCTTGTCCTGGTGCGTCGCCCTCTGAGCGCGCAACAAGAAGAAGTCGGCGTGTTGCAAATCGCGCGATTCCCGAACCCCGCCGGTCTGGCGGCTGTGGGGAACAACTTGCTCAAACAGACCCCTGCCTCAGGCGAGCCCACCGTGGGCCGCCCCGCGCTGGAAGGTCGTGGCCTGGTCAAACAGGGCATGCTGGAAACCTCCAACGTCGACATCGTGACCGAGATGGTCACCATGATCGCGACGCAGAAGTCGTATGACACTGCCTCCAAAGCCATTCAGGTCTCGGACAAGATGATGGATACCGCCAACCAGCTCTCACGGTAA
- the flgA gene encoding flagellar basal body P-ring formation chaperone FlgA: protein MLFSLVFLVPQAAWALPGLREQDVLDLVRNEACARLQIPRRDVDVAWKDMALDSLVTALPPGRVSLQLGPVTRLGGARNLPVQVLVNGQKYRTIFPRLDVQITQDVLVTVNRIPRGSVPQSSDFELVRQPVAHMAQPALTSWSQVVGNETTRDILPGTVLTSGMFRQAPLVKAGDEVTVVVQSGGLSILSRGIARSAGGSGNLVKIVHPDTKHEFVARVTAPGKVEVRLEEP, encoded by the coding sequence GTGCTCTTTTCCTTGGTGTTTCTCGTGCCTCAGGCGGCCTGGGCGCTGCCTGGGTTACGAGAACAGGACGTGCTCGATCTGGTGCGCAACGAAGCCTGTGCTCGCCTGCAGATTCCGCGACGGGACGTCGACGTGGCGTGGAAGGACATGGCCCTGGACAGCCTGGTCACGGCCTTACCCCCTGGTCGGGTCTCCCTCCAACTCGGCCCGGTCACCCGCCTCGGAGGCGCCCGCAATCTCCCCGTTCAGGTGCTGGTGAATGGCCAGAAGTATCGCACGATCTTTCCGCGCCTCGACGTCCAGATCACCCAGGACGTGCTGGTGACTGTCAATCGCATTCCGCGTGGCAGCGTGCCGCAATCAAGCGATTTCGAGCTGGTCCGTCAACCGGTCGCGCACATGGCTCAGCCCGCGTTGACCAGTTGGAGCCAGGTGGTCGGAAACGAGACCACCCGAGACATCTTGCCCGGCACGGTCCTGACCTCGGGCATGTTCCGCCAGGCCCCGCTCGTCAAAGCGGGAGACGAGGTGACGGTAGTGGTGCAAAGCGGCGGGCTGAGTATCCTGTCGCGCGGCATCGCCCGTTCAGCGGGAGGGAGCGGAAATCTGGTGAAGATCGTCCATCCGGATACCAAGCACGAGTTCGTGGCCCGCGTGACGGCCCCCGGTAAGGTGGAAGTCCGCCTGGAGGAACCATGA
- a CDS encoding flagellar basal body L-ring protein FlgH encodes MKPTPIVSVALTCVWLLAQPAPALADSLFTEGPNENLTSFSRPFLGVGNLITIVVTERTIAESSALTNRRKDGRVRTDFDFGGLIPGLIKNATDIRGRDDFQGEGLTSRNGRLQMDVTARIEEVLANGTLRIVGLKHLRVNDEETDIVIRGIVRPMDISPDNRIDSSRIADASVDVKGSGPATAKATPGLLTRLFNWLW; translated from the coding sequence ATGAAACCCACGCCCATCGTCTCTGTTGCGTTGACCTGTGTGTGGCTGCTCGCGCAGCCTGCTCCGGCATTGGCTGATTCGCTCTTCACCGAGGGGCCCAATGAAAACCTGACCAGCTTCTCGCGACCGTTCCTGGGCGTGGGCAACCTGATCACCATCGTGGTGACCGAGCGAACCATCGCAGAGTCAAGCGCGCTCACAAACCGTCGCAAGGACGGACGGGTCCGCACCGACTTCGACTTCGGAGGCCTGATTCCGGGCTTGATCAAAAATGCCACGGACATCCGCGGCCGGGATGATTTCCAGGGAGAGGGACTCACCAGCCGCAACGGGCGCCTTCAAATGGATGTCACCGCACGCATCGAGGAGGTGCTGGCCAACGGTACCCTGCGCATCGTGGGATTGAAGCACCTGCGGGTCAATGACGAGGAGACCGACATCGTCATTCGCGGCATCGTGCGCCCCATGGACATCTCCCCGGACAATCGAATCGACTCCAGCCGCATCGCCGATGCCAGCGTGGACGTGAAGGGTTCCGGCCCCGCCACGGCCAAGGCGACGCCGGGCTTGCTGACACGCCTGTTCAACTGGCTCTGGTAA